The following are from one region of the Vicinamibacterales bacterium genome:
- a CDS encoding Gfo/Idh/MocA family oxidoreductase — MSTISRRKFVATAAAAGAGLTIVPRHVLGNGFQAPSDTVNVATVGFGGMGGSNTRRLMTQNIVAICDVDDALVDAQLKRMQDDAAKPPGTAQQPPAVMSKAQAAADARRPRVDNAAALRRFTAEQIPRLKRYRDYREMLDKQKDIDAIVVATPDHMHAVIALAAMDLGKHVYVQKPLCWSVEEARALAKKAKEKSRVVTQMGNQGHSSDGSRTGYEYIRGGAIGEVREVHVWTNRPLGFWPQGIPRPAPLAAASGAPRPLRFPSGRVTPLMADALYREAASMPSTLSWDLFLGVAPEVEYHPIYHPHHWRGWVDWGQGALGDMGAHLIDHPFKALNLGLPATIETLSTPFNGVSYPHATTTYYQFPARGSMPAVRLTWYDGGLTPPRPEELGEEKLNGEGGIIYIGSKGKMMQLTYGHEPRLLPKALHERVGEPKALLPRVTHAQDEHEMNWIEAIQGKAPISCPFEYAAQLTEVMLLGIVSLRAGQKTPGDSRIHYDGAGMRVTNTIKGPNGAVTDPNEFLRRDYRAPWKLT, encoded by the coding sequence ATGAGCACCATCTCGAGGCGCAAGTTCGTGGCGACGGCGGCCGCCGCCGGCGCGGGTCTGACCATCGTCCCCCGTCATGTGCTCGGCAACGGGTTCCAGGCGCCCAGCGACACCGTGAACGTCGCCACGGTCGGCTTCGGGGGAATGGGCGGCAGCAATACGCGCCGGCTCATGACCCAGAACATCGTCGCCATCTGCGACGTGGACGACGCGCTCGTCGACGCGCAGCTGAAACGCATGCAGGACGACGCGGCAAAGCCGCCGGGGACGGCGCAGCAGCCCCCGGCCGTCATGTCGAAGGCGCAGGCGGCTGCAGACGCGCGCCGCCCTCGCGTCGACAACGCCGCGGCGCTGCGGCGTTTCACCGCGGAGCAGATCCCGCGATTGAAGCGGTACCGCGACTACCGCGAGATGCTGGACAAGCAGAAGGACATCGACGCCATCGTCGTCGCCACCCCCGACCACATGCATGCGGTGATCGCACTGGCGGCCATGGACCTGGGCAAGCACGTCTACGTGCAGAAGCCTCTGTGCTGGTCGGTCGAGGAGGCGCGCGCCCTGGCGAAGAAGGCGAAGGAGAAGTCCAGGGTCGTCACGCAGATGGGCAACCAGGGGCACTCGAGCGACGGCTCGCGCACCGGGTACGAGTACATCCGCGGCGGAGCGATCGGTGAAGTGCGCGAGGTCCACGTCTGGACGAACCGGCCGCTCGGCTTCTGGCCGCAGGGCATTCCGCGTCCGGCCCCGCTCGCCGCCGCTTCGGGCGCGCCGCGGCCGCTGCGCTTCCCCTCAGGGCGCGTGACACCGCTGATGGCCGACGCCCTCTATCGCGAGGCGGCGTCCATGCCATCGACACTGTCCTGGGATCTGTTCCTCGGCGTCGCGCCTGAAGTCGAGTACCACCCGATCTATCACCCGCATCACTGGCGCGGCTGGGTCGACTGGGGCCAGGGAGCCCTCGGCGACATGGGGGCGCATCTCATCGATCACCCGTTCAAGGCACTGAACCTGGGGCTGCCGGCGACGATCGAGACGTTGTCGACGCCCTTCAACGGCGTCTCGTACCCGCACGCGACGACGACCTACTATCAGTTCCCGGCGCGCGGCAGCATGCCGGCCGTAAGGCTGACCTGGTACGACGGCGGGCTCACCCCGCCACGGCCGGAGGAGCTCGGCGAGGAGAAGCTGAACGGCGAGGGGGGCATCATCTACATCGGCAGCAAGGGCAAGATGATGCAGCTGACCTACGGCCACGAGCCGCGCCTGCTGCCCAAGGCGCTGCACGAACGGGTCGGCGAGCCGAAGGCGCTGCTGCCTCGCGTCACGCACGCGCAGGATGAACACGAGATGAACTGGATCGAGGCGATTCAGGGCAAGGCGCCCATCTCCTGCCCCTTCGAGTATGCAGCCCAGCTGACCGAGGTCATGCTCCTCGGCATCGTCTCGCTGCGCGCCGGACAGAAGACGCCCGGCGACAGCAGGATTCATTACGATGGGGCGGGCATGCGGGTCACGAACACGATCAAGGGGCCGAACGGGGCGGTGACGGATCCGAACGAGTTCCTCCGGCGCGACTACCGCGCCCCGTGGAAGCTGACCTAG
- a CDS encoding FAD-dependent oxidoreductase, with protein sequence MKYAVLGLLLLSSVLTRAQAPAYDVVVYGGTSAGVIAAVQAARMGKSVVVVGPDRHLGGLSSGGLGFTDTGNKAVIGGLAREFYHRIWQHYQRPDAWRWQPRDEYGNKGQGTPAVDGERRTMWIFEPHVAENVFEDLVREHRIPVHRNEWLDRRRGVSTADGRIVSIRMLSGRSYTARMFIDATYEGDLMAAAGVDYHVGRESKARYGEEWAGVQTGVLHHRHHFGVLKQPISPYVVRGDPSSGVLPRISTQPPGEYGSGDTRVQAYCYRYCVTDHPDNRLPFPRPDGYDPGQYELLLRVYEAGWRETFQKFDPVPNRKTDSNNHGPFSTDNIGFNYDYPDASYERRREILKEHETYQKGWLYFIANDPRVPKDVQAEMRRWGLPRDEFRDNGGWPYQIYVREARRMVGTFVMTEHELTGRRPTPEPVGMGSYTIDSHNVQRYITPEGSVQNEGDIGVALKAPYQIAYGALVPKRGQAGNLLVPVCVSSSHIAFGSIRMEPVFMILGQSAATAAALAIDARVRVQDLPYAALRDRLIKDGQILSW encoded by the coding sequence ATGAAATATGCCGTGCTCGGCCTCCTGCTGCTGAGCAGTGTTCTCACGCGCGCCCAGGCCCCGGCCTACGACGTCGTCGTCTACGGCGGCACGTCTGCCGGCGTCATCGCCGCCGTCCAGGCGGCGCGCATGGGCAAGTCCGTCGTCGTCGTCGGTCCCGATCGGCATCTGGGCGGCCTGTCGAGCGGCGGCCTGGGGTTCACGGACACCGGCAACAAGGCGGTCATCGGCGGGCTCGCGCGCGAGTTCTACCACCGCATCTGGCAGCACTATCAGCGGCCGGACGCGTGGCGGTGGCAGCCGCGCGACGAATACGGCAACAAGGGACAGGGCACGCCCGCCGTGGACGGCGAGCGCCGGACGATGTGGATCTTCGAGCCGCATGTCGCCGAGAACGTGTTCGAGGATCTGGTGCGCGAGCATCGGATCCCGGTGCACCGGAACGAGTGGCTCGACCGCCGGCGGGGAGTGTCGACGGCGGACGGCCGCATCGTCTCGATCAGGATGCTGAGCGGCCGTTCCTACACGGCGAGGATGTTCATCGATGCCACCTACGAAGGGGATCTCATGGCTGCCGCCGGTGTCGACTACCACGTCGGCCGCGAGTCGAAGGCGAGGTACGGGGAGGAGTGGGCGGGCGTGCAGACCGGCGTGCTGCACCACCGGCATCACTTCGGCGTCCTGAAGCAGCCGATCAGTCCCTACGTCGTGCGCGGCGATCCATCGAGCGGCGTGCTGCCGCGCATCAGCACGCAGCCGCCGGGGGAGTACGGAAGCGGCGACACGCGCGTTCAGGCCTACTGCTACCGCTACTGCGTCACCGATCATCCCGACAATCGCCTTCCGTTTCCCAGGCCGGACGGATACGACCCTGGGCAGTACGAGCTGCTGCTTCGCGTCTATGAAGCGGGGTGGCGCGAAACCTTCCAGAAGTTCGATCCGGTGCCGAACCGCAAGACCGACAGCAACAATCACGGGCCGTTCAGCACCGACAACATCGGGTTCAACTACGACTATCCCGACGCGTCATACGAGCGCCGCCGCGAGATCCTGAAAGAGCACGAGACCTACCAGAAGGGCTGGCTGTACTTCATCGCCAACGATCCCAGGGTGCCGAAGGACGTCCAGGCCGAGATGCGCCGCTGGGGCCTCCCCAGGGACGAGTTCCGCGACAACGGCGGCTGGCCGTATCAGATCTACGTGCGGGAAGCGCGGCGGATGGTCGGGACGTTCGTCATGACCGAACACGAGCTGACCGGACGGCGTCCGACGCCCGAGCCGGTCGGCATGGGCTCGTACACGATCGACTCGCACAACGTGCAGCGGTACATCACGCCCGAGGGCAGCGTGCAGAACGAGGGAGACATCGGCGTCGCGCTGAAGGCGCCGTACCAGATCGCGTACGGCGCGCTCGTCCCGAAGCGCGGCCAGGCCGGAAACCTCCTCGTGCCCGTCTGCGTGTCCAGTTCGCACATCGCGTTCGGATCGATCCGCATGGAACCGGTGTTCATGATCCTCGGCCAGTCGGCCGCGACGGCGGCGGCGCTGGCGATCGACGCTCGCGTCCGCGTCCAGGACCTGCCCTACGCGGCGCTGCGCGATCGCTTGATCAAGGACGGCCAGATCCTGTCGTGGTGA
- a CDS encoding TIGR00266 family protein: MPAMHEIDYKIFGDDMQFVEVELDPNEATVAEAGGMMYMDDGVEMETIFGDGSQQQSGFLGALMGAGKRLLTGESLFMTVFLNRSTQKRKVAFGAPYPGKIVAMHLKDLGGELIAQKDSFLAAAKGVSVGIAFQRKLGVGLFGGEGFIMQRLQGDGWAFVHAGGTLQERTLAANELIRVDTGCIVAFQPSVSYDIQYVGKIKSALFGGEGLFFATLRGPGRVWLQSLPLSRLANRIIAAAPGLARGGREEGSILGGLGGLIDGDNS; this comes from the coding sequence ATGCCCGCAATGCACGAAATCGACTACAAGATCTTCGGCGACGACATGCAGTTCGTCGAAGTCGAGCTCGATCCGAACGAAGCGACCGTCGCGGAAGCCGGCGGCATGATGTACATGGACGACGGCGTCGAGATGGAGACGATCTTCGGCGACGGCTCGCAGCAGCAGAGCGGGTTCCTCGGCGCGCTGATGGGGGCCGGCAAGCGGCTGCTCACGGGCGAGTCGCTGTTCATGACGGTGTTCCTGAACCGCAGCACGCAGAAGCGGAAGGTGGCGTTCGGCGCCCCCTACCCCGGGAAGATCGTGGCGATGCATCTCAAGGATCTCGGCGGTGAGCTGATCGCGCAGAAGGACTCGTTCCTCGCGGCCGCCAAAGGCGTGAGCGTCGGCATCGCGTTTCAGCGGAAGCTCGGCGTCGGGCTGTTCGGCGGCGAAGGCTTCATCATGCAGCGGCTGCAGGGGGACGGGTGGGCGTTCGTGCACGCCGGCGGCACGCTGCAGGAGCGGACGCTCGCGGCCAACGAGCTCATTCGCGTCGACACCGGCTGCATCGTCGCGTTCCAGCCGTCGGTCAGCTACGACATCCAGTACGTGGGCAAGATCAAGTCGGCGCTGTTCGGCGGTGAAGGGCTGTTCTTCGCCACGCTGCGCGGTCCCGGCCGCGTCTGGCTGCAGTCGCTGCCGCTGAGCCGTCTCGCCAACCGGATCATCGCCGCGGCTCCCGGACTGGCGCGCGGCGGGCGCGAGGAAGGATCGATTCTCGGCGGGCTCGGCGGTCTGATCGACGGAGACAACTCGTAG
- a CDS encoding TonB-dependent receptor — MLSLIAVILFGLQSTQVVVLVRAEGKPVSGVEVAIGEKRATTNATGEAAFEIPPGAYVAVVKSAAHLPWESKIDVAAGAVTRVTADLEPLPEIEDEIEVSATRSATRLRDQALRVEVIDREEIEEKALMTPGSVAMLLGETSGLRVQTTAPSLGAANVRIQGLRGRYAQMLADGLPLYGAQGDSFSMLQVPPLDLGQVEVIKGVASALYGASALGGVINLVSRRPQEVERELLFNQTTQAGTDVTAWLAQPGAGRWSYTLLGGYHTQQRKDLDDDGWTDLPSYDRGLLRPRVFYDNREGRTLFVTAGVMAEDRRGGTLSGRTAPDGRPFREALNTRHADSGAMARWLTASGRVFALRGSFMRQTRDRDFGGVRERGARMTYFGEASLTGSRGRHTWVAGAAFQQDRFDLRELPQFDYRFSTPSLFAQDEIAVSPLVSIAASARADFHSEYGALATPRVSVLMRPNRSWTIRSSVGTGAFTPTPFTEETDETGLSRVQPLRDLDAERAVGGSVDVTRRLGPFELTGTLFASRVAHAVQSREISGTEVRLVNAGAATRTWGSEIIARYRIEGFTAGATHAWTRATEPDPDTAIRRDVPLTAEHAASFNAIREGEGGRVGVEVYYTGRQPLEDNPYRGRGRPYWLAGFFGERRVGRFRVFLNLENLFDIRQTKDDPLTLPARLPDGRWTVDAWAPLDGRVINGGIRVSIR; from the coding sequence ATGCTCAGTCTCATCGCCGTCATCCTGTTCGGTCTCCAGTCCACGCAGGTCGTCGTCCTCGTCCGTGCCGAGGGCAAGCCGGTCTCCGGCGTCGAGGTCGCCATCGGGGAGAAGCGCGCGACGACGAATGCGACCGGCGAAGCCGCGTTCGAGATTCCACCCGGCGCATACGTCGCCGTCGTGAAGTCCGCCGCGCACCTGCCGTGGGAATCGAAGATCGACGTCGCGGCCGGCGCCGTCACGCGCGTGACGGCCGATCTCGAACCGCTTCCCGAGATCGAAGACGAGATCGAGGTCAGCGCCACGCGCTCCGCCACCCGCCTGCGCGATCAGGCGCTGCGCGTGGAAGTCATCGATCGCGAGGAAATCGAGGAAAAGGCGCTGATGACGCCGGGCAGCGTGGCGATGCTGCTCGGCGAGACGAGCGGATTGCGGGTGCAGACCACGGCGCCGTCGCTCGGCGCGGCGAACGTCCGCATCCAGGGGCTGCGCGGCCGCTACGCGCAGATGCTCGCCGACGGGCTGCCGCTGTACGGGGCGCAGGGAGACTCGTTCAGCATGCTGCAGGTTCCGCCGCTGGACCTGGGCCAGGTGGAAGTGATCAAGGGGGTGGCATCCGCGCTCTACGGCGCGTCCGCGCTCGGCGGCGTGATCAATCTCGTCTCGCGCCGGCCGCAGGAGGTGGAGCGTGAGCTGCTCTTCAATCAGACCACGCAAGCCGGGACGGACGTCACCGCCTGGCTGGCGCAGCCGGGGGCGGGGCGCTGGTCGTACACGCTGCTGGGCGGGTATCACACGCAGCAGCGGAAGGATCTCGACGACGACGGGTGGACGGATCTGCCGTCGTACGATCGCGGCCTGCTGCGTCCGCGCGTGTTCTACGACAACCGCGAAGGACGGACGCTGTTCGTGACCGCCGGCGTCATGGCGGAGGACCGGCGCGGCGGAACGCTGTCGGGGCGGACCGCGCCCGACGGGCGGCCGTTCCGCGAGGCGTTGAACACCCGGCACGCCGATTCGGGGGCGATGGCGCGGTGGCTGACGGCGAGCGGACGGGTGTTCGCGCTGCGCGGCTCGTTCATGCGCCAGACGCGCGACCGCGACTTCGGCGGGGTCCGCGAGCGCGGCGCGCGCATGACCTACTTCGGCGAGGCGTCGTTGACGGGATCGCGAGGCCGCCACACGTGGGTCGCCGGCGCCGCGTTCCAGCAGGATCGGTTCGATCTCCGCGAGCTGCCGCAGTTCGATTACCGGTTCTCGACGCCGTCGCTCTTCGCGCAGGACGAGATCGCCGTCAGTCCGCTGGTCTCGATCGCCGCGAGCGCGCGCGCCGATTTTCACTCCGAGTACGGCGCCCTCGCGACGCCGCGCGTGTCGGTGCTGATGCGGCCGAACCGCAGCTGGACCATCCGCTCGTCGGTCGGCACCGGCGCGTTCACGCCGACACCGTTCACCGAGGAGACCGACGAGACCGGGCTGTCCCGCGTGCAGCCGCTGCGCGATCTCGACGCGGAACGCGCCGTCGGCGGATCGGTCGACGTGACGCGGCGGCTCGGCCCGTTCGAGCTGACCGGGACGCTGTTCGCGTCGCGCGTCGCGCACGCGGTGCAGAGCCGCGAGATCTCCGGCACGGAAGTGCGACTGGTGAACGCCGGCGCGGCGACGCGCACCTGGGGCAGCGAGATCATCGCGCGCTACCGGATCGAGGGGTTCACCGCCGGCGCGACGCACGCGTGGACGCGCGCGACCGAACCCGATCCCGACACCGCGATCCGCCGCGACGTCCCGCTGACGGCGGAACACGCCGCGTCGTTCAACGCGATCCGGGAAGGGGAGGGCGGCCGGGTCGGCGTCGAGGTCTACTACACGGGCCGGCAGCCGCTCGAGGACAATCCTTATCGCGGCCGCGGCAGACCGTACTGGCTGGCCGGGTTCTTCGGCGAGCGGCGGGTCGGACGGTTCCGTGTATTCCTCAATCTCGAGAACCTGTTCGACATCCGCCAGACGAAGGACGATCCGCTGACGCTGCCGGCGCGGCTGCCCGACGGCCGCTGGACGGTGGATGCCTGGGCTCCGCTCGACGGCCGGGTGATCAACGGCGGCATCAGGGTCTCGATCCGCTGA
- the tadA gene encoding tRNA adenosine(34) deaminase TadA encodes MTDPQWMRYALNRALQAGDRGEVPVGAVIVLDGELLAEGGNEPIGANDPTAHAEIVAIRRAASELRNYRLTGATLYVTIEPCQMCVGAMIHARVARLVYGAPEPKAGAIESAMRAHEHPALNHRLEVQGGVLETECREVMQRFFEERRQAQRTQG; translated from the coding sequence ATGACCGATCCACAGTGGATGCGGTATGCGTTGAATCGCGCGCTGCAGGCGGGCGATCGCGGCGAGGTCCCGGTCGGCGCCGTCATCGTCCTCGACGGCGAGCTCCTCGCCGAGGGGGGCAATGAGCCGATCGGTGCGAACGACCCGACGGCGCATGCCGAGATCGTGGCGATCCGCCGAGCCGCGTCAGAGCTGCGCAACTACCGCCTGACCGGCGCCACGCTCTACGTCACCATCGAGCCCTGCCAGATGTGCGTCGGCGCGATGATCCACGCGCGGGTCGCGCGGCTGGTGTACGGCGCCCCGGAGCCGAAAGCCGGCGCGATCGAGTCCGCGATGCGCGCCCACGAGCATCCCGCGCTGAACCACCGGCTGGAGGTCCAGGGCGGCGTGCTCGAGACCGAATGCCGGGAAGTGATGCAGCGCTTCTTCGAGGAACGCCGGCAGGCGCAGCGCACGCAGGGGTGA